TTCATTGGTTAGTCAAATCCGTTGTATGAGAGATGGTGAATGGGTTATGTTACCATCACCAGATCTTGTACCAGGTGATGTTGTAATGTTAAAGATTGGTGCCATTATTCCAGCCGATTGTAGAGTTATCGAAGCTGAACAAGTTAAAATCGATCAATCTTCATTGACAGGTGAATCTTTACCAGTCACTAAAAAGATTGGTGATGAAGTTTACTCTGGTTCAGCAATGAAACAAGGTGAAGCAAAATGTGTTGTCACTGCAACTGGTGTAAACACTTTCTTTGGTCGTGCTGCAAATTTAGTACAAGAAACCGAAGGACATGGTCATCTTCAAGTTATTCTTAGAAATATTGGTCTCTTTTGTATTAGTTTCATCGCCATTTGGGTACTCGTTGAATTATTAGTTGATTTCTTGGGTTACGATGGTTATTGTcatggtgttggtggtggtcgTTGTTTACCATTGAACAATGCTTTGGTTTTATTGGTTGGTGGTATTCCAATTGCTATGCCAACTGTACTTTCAGTAACCATGGCTATTGGTGCAACTCAACTCTCTAAAAAGAAAGCCATCGTCTCTCGTTTAGCATCCATTGAAGAATTGGCTGCTATGGATATCTTATGTTCCGATAAAACTGGTACTCTcactttaaatattttaaccGTTGATGAACCATTACCAGTTGGCGATACACCAAAAGAAGATATTGTTTTCCATGCATTCTTGGCTTGTTCCGAAGGCGAAGACCAAGATGCAATCGATAAGGCAATCTCAAACTATTGTCGTGATACCTATCCAAATGTTGACTACTCTGGTAATGAAATCGTTAAACATTACCCATTCAACCCAGAAGATAAAAAAGCAATGGGTCTTGTAAATGCAAATggtaaacaatttaaaactGCCAAAGGTGCTCCACAAATCATTTTAAGAGAAGCTGATAATTACAAACAAGTTGGTGAAGCcgttgaaaaagaaattgaaaatcttGCTGATCGTGGTTATCGTGCTTTGGGTGTTTCAGTCTCTTATGATGCACCAGACTTTAAGGTATGGCATTTCGAAGGTTTAATTCCACTCTTTGATCCACCAAGACATGATACTGAGGATACCATCAAACGTGCACTCGAAATGGGTGTATCAGTTAAAATGATCACTGGTGATCAATTGGCTATTGCTAAAGAAACCGCAAGACGTTTAGGTATGGGTGGTAATCTCTTTACTATTCCATATCTTGAAAACAATGATTTAGGTATCTCTGAAGGTGAAGTCATTGAAATGGCTGACGGTTTCGCAGAAATGTGGCCAGAACACAAGTACAAAGTCGTAGATCAACTCCAAAAGAGAAAACATGTAGTTGGTATGACTGGTGATGGTGTTAATGATGCACCAGCCTTAAAGAAAGCTCAAATTGGTATTGCTGTAGCAGGTGCTACCGATGCTGCTCGTTCCGTCTCTGATATTGTCTTAACATCATCTGGTCTCTCTGTTATTATCGATGCAATTATCTCATCTCGTAAGATTTTCCAACGTATGAGAAATTACGTTATCTACTCTGTTGCTGCAACCGTTCGTATTTGTACAACCTTTGGTATTCTCACAGTCGCTTGG
This region of Dictyostelium discoideum AX4 chromosome 3 chromosome, whole genome shotgun sequence genomic DNA includes:
- the patB gene encoding P-type ATPase, coding for MDNNQIPKNSPESSAINSAESSPKSNVSSDVLHENHHKEQQQLQQQLQQEQQQQQLPTTPQSEPTQRVNNNEEGIEMDRIAENSNINVPSDVGESSLKTISGYPSSKNTEAGSSSSGKKEEDYNYRSTWVPKLHQELFENPEVLESRRTKQRASNYRKTLEREKEGIKPLDNILEELKANANGLTKAEAQKRLEEVGPNAIPDVKRYPILEFLYFMWNPLSWTMEVAAIVSIALLDWVDFILICALLLLNATIGFIEENTAGNAVEALKNSLVSQIRCMRDGEWVMLPSPDLVPGDVVMLKIGAIIPADCRVIEAEQVKIDQSSLTGESLPVTKKIGDEVYSGSAMKQGEAKCVVTATGVNTFFGRAANLVQETEGHGHLQVILRNIGLFCISFIAIWVLVELLVDFLGYDGYCHGVGGGRCLPLNNALVLLVGGIPIAMPTVLSVTMAIGATQLSKKKAIVSRLASIEELAAMDILCSDKTGTLTLNILTVDEPLPVGDTPKEDIVFHAFLACSEGEDQDAIDKAISNYCRDTYPNVDYSGNEIVKHYPFNPEDKKAMGLVNANGKQFKTAKGAPQIILREADNYKQVGEAVEKEIENLADRGYRALGVSVSYDAPDFKVWHFEGLIPLFDPPRHDTEDTIKRALEMGVSVKMITGDQLAIAKETARRLGMGGNLFTIPYLENNDLGISEGEVIEMADGFAEMWPEHKYKVVDQLQKRKHVVGMTGDGVNDAPALKKAQIGIAVAGATDAARSVSDIVLTSSGLSVIIDAIISSRKIFQRMRNYVIYSVAATVRICTTFGILTVAWNFKFPTIATVIIAILNDGTMLTISKDRVRARNEPDQWNLFEVFTMALCYGFYLVGSTIVFFAIIHDGTWFHDAINLRILTDNELRGLIYLQVSISGLATIFVSRSQGFSYFERPGNLVIFAFVMSQIVATFIGVYGFRGYPHDSFSDNPDYPVHGTNFQGCGWGWAVCAWIWCFLWYIPMDFIKLGVTYILRGKIEPINKDALRKIYGWFGKEIPKEATQVSHKVAEQQAKRDALHAQETHHKSVVTDNKV